One segment of Zhihengliuella halotolerans DNA contains the following:
- the ctaD gene encoding cytochrome c oxidase subunit I, which yields MTTYEYATDEAKTLAPRVVPVSKGRIVVNWITSTDHKTIGYMYLIASFFFFCIGGVMALLIRAELFEPGMNILQSKEQYNQLFTMHGTVMLLMFATPLFAGFANVIMPLQIGSPDVVFPRLNALALWLFIFGSSIAVAGYLTPQGAASFGWFAYAPLSNTTFSPGVGGDLWVFGLALSGFGTILGAVNFITTIICLRAPGMTMWRMPIFTWNVLITAILVLMAFPPLAAALFALGADRRFGAHIFDPESGGPILWQHLFWFFGHPEVYIIALPFFGIVSEIFPVFSRKPIFGYKGLVYATIGIAALSVAVWAHHMYVTGSVLLPFFGFMTMLIAVPTGVKFFNWIGTLWRGSITFETPMLWSIGFLATFLFGGLTGIILSAPPLDFHLSDTYFVVAHFHYVVFGTVVFAMFAGFYFWWPKWTGKMLNERLGKIHFWMLFVGFHGTFLIQHWLGVMGMPRRYADYMVEDGFTTMNQFSTIFAFILGLSMIPFFWNVWVTNRHGRKVEVDDPWGFGGSLEWATSCPPPRHNFHSIPRIRSERPALDLHHPELSGRTTPQNAAGKIFGPADQKDK from the coding sequence ATGACTACCTACGAGTACGCCACGGATGAGGCGAAGACTCTCGCGCCGCGCGTGGTACCAGTGTCCAAGGGACGCATCGTCGTCAACTGGATCACTTCTACCGACCACAAGACCATCGGGTACATGTACCTGATCGCGTCATTCTTCTTCTTCTGCATCGGTGGCGTCATGGCGCTGCTGATTCGCGCCGAGCTCTTCGAGCCCGGTATGAACATCCTGCAGTCCAAGGAGCAGTACAACCAGCTGTTCACGATGCACGGCACCGTGATGCTGCTGATGTTCGCAACGCCGCTCTTCGCCGGTTTCGCGAACGTGATCATGCCACTGCAGATCGGTTCTCCCGATGTGGTGTTCCCGCGCCTGAACGCGCTGGCACTCTGGCTGTTCATCTTCGGCTCGTCGATCGCCGTTGCCGGCTACCTCACCCCGCAGGGTGCAGCCTCCTTCGGCTGGTTCGCCTACGCGCCGCTGTCGAACACCACCTTCAGCCCCGGCGTCGGCGGGGACCTCTGGGTCTTCGGTCTGGCTCTATCGGGCTTCGGTACGATCCTCGGTGCCGTCAACTTCATCACGACGATCATCTGCCTCCGTGCACCGGGCATGACGATGTGGCGTATGCCGATCTTCACCTGGAACGTCCTCATCACGGCCATCCTGGTCCTGATGGCGTTCCCGCCGCTGGCAGCCGCACTGTTCGCGCTCGGCGCCGATCGCCGTTTCGGCGCCCACATCTTCGATCCCGAGTCCGGCGGACCGATCCTGTGGCAGCACCTCTTCTGGTTCTTCGGCCACCCTGAGGTCTACATCATCGCGCTGCCGTTCTTCGGCATCGTCTCGGAGATCTTCCCGGTCTTCAGCCGAAAGCCCATTTTCGGCTACAAGGGCCTCGTCTACGCGACGATTGGTATTGCAGCGCTGTCCGTTGCCGTGTGGGCTCACCACATGTACGTGACGGGCTCGGTCCTGCTGCCGTTCTTCGGCTTCATGACGATGTTGATCGCCGTCCCGACGGGCGTGAAGTTCTTCAACTGGATCGGCACCCTCTGGCGAGGGTCCATCACGTTCGAGACCCCCATGCTCTGGAGCATCGGATTCCTGGCGACGTTCCTCTTCGGTGGCCTGACGGGCATCATCCTGTCGGCACCGCCGCTGGACTTCCACCTCTCGGACACGTACTTCGTCGTCGCGCACTTCCACTACGTCGTCTTCGGCACCGTGGTCTTCGCGATGTTCGCAGGCTTCTACTTCTGGTGGCCGAAGTGGACCGGCAAGATGCTCAACGAGCGTCTGGGCAAGATCCACTTCTGGATGCTGTTCGTCGGTTTCCACGGCACGTTCCTCATCCAGCACTGGCTGGGCGTCATGGGCATGCCGCGCCGCTACGCCGACTACATGGTCGAGGACGGGTTCACCACGATGAACCAGTTCTCCACGATCTTCGCCTTCATCCTCGGACTGTCGATGATCCCGTTCTTCTGGAACGTCTGGGTCACCAACCGTCACGGCCGCAAGGTCGAGGTCGACGACCCGTGGGGCTTCGGCGGTTCGCTTGAGTGGGCAACGTCCTGCCCGCCGCCGCGTCACAACTTCCACTCGATCCCGCGCATCCGTTCGGAGCGTCCGGCCCTCGATCTACACCACCCGGAGCTCAGCGGTCGTACCACCCCTCAGAACGCCGCCGGTAAGATCTTCGGCCCGGCTGATCAGAAGGACAAGTAA
- a CDS encoding dipeptidase, whose product MTTPADHIDVDAIAARVRQEFSRTLDELKHLVTIPSVAWEAFDPAELTRSAEAVSELVRSTGIDDVRILSAATDSGAPGSPAVVARRPAADGKPTILLYAHHDVQPPGDEALWNTPPFVATEVGERLYGRGAADDKAGIMVHIAALRAVLDAVEDFGVGVTFFFEGEEEAGSPSFRNFLEEYRDLLAADVIVIADSSNWKVGVPALTTSLRGVCAAEVSVRVLEHAVHSGMFGGPVLDAPTIAARLISTFHDDDGAVAVPGLVAQEIAEVDYPEQDFRRDASVVDGYRLAGSGALADRLWNKPALSIIGMDVPTVAMSSNTLVPATRFKVSVRLAPGQDAASAGEALRAHVLRQDVFGAEVEVAITESGSPFAADTSRPAAQASLWAMEQAWGVAPVETGIGGSIPFIADLMEVFEGVQILVTGVEDPDSRAHSANESLHIGDFERAITAEALLLARLNSHGM is encoded by the coding sequence ATGACTACACCAGCTGACCACATCGACGTGGACGCCATCGCGGCCCGCGTCCGACAAGAGTTCTCCCGCACCCTGGACGAGCTCAAGCACCTCGTGACGATCCCCAGCGTCGCATGGGAGGCGTTCGACCCGGCCGAGTTGACCCGCAGCGCCGAGGCCGTGAGCGAGCTCGTGCGCAGCACCGGGATCGACGACGTGCGGATTCTGAGCGCCGCCACGGACTCAGGGGCACCGGGGAGCCCTGCCGTCGTCGCCCGCCGCCCGGCCGCCGACGGCAAGCCGACGATCCTGCTGTACGCCCACCACGACGTGCAGCCGCCCGGCGATGAGGCGCTGTGGAACACGCCGCCGTTCGTCGCGACGGAAGTAGGGGAGCGTCTCTACGGGAGAGGCGCGGCCGACGACAAAGCCGGCATCATGGTGCACATCGCCGCACTGCGCGCCGTCCTCGACGCCGTCGAGGACTTCGGGGTCGGCGTCACGTTCTTCTTCGAGGGTGAGGAGGAGGCCGGGTCCCCGAGCTTCCGCAACTTCCTGGAGGAGTACCGCGACCTGCTCGCGGCCGATGTCATCGTCATCGCCGATTCCAGCAACTGGAAGGTCGGCGTTCCAGCCCTGACCACGAGTCTGCGCGGGGTCTGCGCTGCCGAAGTCAGCGTCCGCGTGCTCGAGCACGCCGTGCACTCCGGCATGTTCGGCGGGCCCGTGCTGGACGCCCCGACGATCGCCGCCCGCCTGATCTCGACTTTCCATGACGACGACGGCGCCGTAGCCGTGCCCGGGCTTGTCGCGCAGGAGATCGCGGAGGTCGACTACCCGGAGCAGGACTTCCGCCGCGATGCCTCCGTCGTCGACGGCTATCGCCTCGCCGGGTCCGGGGCCTTGGCGGACCGGCTCTGGAATAAACCCGCGCTCTCCATCATTGGCATGGATGTCCCGACGGTGGCCATGTCGTCGAACACTCTGGTGCCGGCGACTCGCTTCAAGGTGAGCGTGCGGCTGGCTCCGGGGCAGGACGCCGCCTCCGCCGGTGAGGCCCTGCGGGCACACGTCCTGCGGCAGGACGTCTTCGGAGCGGAGGTAGAAGTGGCGATCACGGAATCCGGCAGCCCGTTTGCCGCCGACACGAGCCGACCGGCCGCCCAGGCGAGCCTCTGGGCGATGGAACAAGCGTGGGGAGTCGCCCCCGTGGAGACCGGCATCGGCGGTTCGATTCCGTTCATCGCCGACCTCATGGAGGTCTTCGAGGGCGTTCAGATCCTGGTTACCGGAGTCGAAGACCCGGATTCGCGGGCTCACAGCGCCAATGAGTCGCTGCACATCGGCGATTTCGAGCGGGCCATTACCGCCGAGGCGCTGCTGCTGGCGCGGCTGAATTCACACGGGATGTAA
- a CDS encoding quinone-dependent dihydroorotate dehydrogenase, with amino-acid sequence MRIYPAVFRLVFSRMDPEKAHHLAFGAIRFAERTGVSAALRRVTRPEPKLARTVMGIDFPSPFGLAAGFDKQGHGIAALADLGFGHVEVGTITGQAQPGNPQPRLFRLIEDRAVINRMGFNNDGAAAVAPRIAAVRPVLERRFEETRPVVGINIGKTKAVELDDAVDDYRASARLLAPHADYLVVNVSSPNTPGLRLLQSVETLRPLLEAVRAEADAATSRRVPLLVKIAPDLSDDDVRDVAGLVKDLGLDGVIATNTTIGRDGLRSEAAKVEAIGAGGLSGAPLKTRSLQVLRQLRAALGEGTAIISVGGVETGQEVHARLRAGADLVQGYTAFLYEGPLWAWRINRYLAKHLA; translated from the coding sequence ATGCGCATCTATCCTGCCGTCTTTCGCCTCGTCTTCTCCCGCATGGATCCAGAAAAGGCACACCACCTGGCGTTCGGGGCGATCCGCTTCGCCGAGCGCACCGGAGTATCCGCCGCGCTGCGACGTGTGACTCGACCCGAGCCGAAGCTCGCTCGCACGGTGATGGGAATCGATTTCCCCTCGCCCTTCGGCCTGGCGGCCGGCTTCGACAAGCAGGGCCACGGCATCGCCGCCCTGGCCGACCTCGGCTTCGGGCATGTGGAGGTCGGCACGATCACTGGTCAGGCGCAGCCAGGGAACCCTCAGCCGCGTCTCTTCCGCTTGATCGAGGACCGGGCCGTCATCAATCGGATGGGCTTCAACAACGACGGGGCCGCCGCCGTGGCGCCCCGCATCGCGGCCGTACGGCCCGTGCTCGAGCGGCGCTTCGAGGAGACTCGTCCGGTCGTCGGCATTAACATCGGCAAGACCAAGGCCGTCGAGCTCGATGACGCCGTCGACGACTACCGCGCCAGCGCGCGTCTGCTGGCCCCGCACGCGGACTATCTCGTCGTCAACGTGAGCTCGCCCAACACGCCCGGCCTGCGCCTGCTGCAGAGCGTCGAGACCCTCCGCCCGCTGCTCGAGGCCGTGCGAGCAGAGGCCGATGCTGCGACGAGCCGCCGCGTGCCGCTACTCGTCAAGATCGCCCCCGATCTCAGCGACGACGATGTGCGCGACGTTGCCGGCCTGGTCAAGGATCTCGGGCTCGACGGCGTCATCGCCACCAACACCACCATCGGGCGCGACGGACTGAGGTCGGAGGCCGCGAAGGTCGAGGCGATCGGCGCCGGCGGTCTCTCCGGCGCACCGCTGAAGACGCGCTCGCTTCAGGTGCTGCGCCAACTGCGGGCCGCACTGGGGGAGGGCACCGCGATCATCTCCGTCGGTGGCGTCGAGACCGGGCAGGAAGTGCACGCCCGCCTGCGCGCCGGCGCGGACCTGGTTCAGGGCTACACCGCGTTCCTGTACGAGGGCCCGCTGTGGGCCTGGCGCATCAACCGGTACCTGGCCAAGCATCTCGCCTAG
- the coxB gene encoding cytochrome c oxidase subunit II: MSSQDRTSSRRGTRARVVALGAAGALLLTGCSEQVQRGWLPNEVRDTTNHTGMLQDLWVNSWIAALAIGILTWGLLIWCLVAYRRRKNDTGYPRQLSYNLPLEIFYTAVPLMLVVTLFIFSDTTQRTVDEPVDSPLVVDVRAKQWAWDFNYDYKGQQAYYAGMQGHLTGEEGVEEKLPTLYLPVDVPVTFEINSRDVIHGFWVPAFLQKIDAIPGKTNYIYLTPQVEGTFQGKCTELCGEYHSEMLFNVEVVSEEEFVKHLDSLPEGQLGEEYDRKPGEVAQLSSHGEGE, translated from the coding sequence GTGAGTTCGCAAGACCGAACCAGCAGCCGCCGCGGGACAAGGGCCAGAGTCGTTGCTCTTGGCGCTGCGGGCGCGTTGTTGTTGACGGGTTGTTCGGAGCAAGTTCAGCGTGGCTGGCTCCCGAATGAAGTTCGAGACACCACTAATCACACGGGAATGCTGCAGGACCTATGGGTCAACTCGTGGATTGCCGCTCTCGCCATCGGGATCCTGACGTGGGGCTTGCTCATCTGGTGCCTCGTGGCCTACCGGCGTCGCAAGAACGACACCGGTTACCCGCGCCAGCTCAGCTACAACCTGCCGCTAGAGATCTTCTACACGGCCGTTCCTCTGATGCTGGTCGTCACGTTGTTCATCTTCTCGGACACCACGCAGCGCACAGTCGATGAGCCGGTGGATTCGCCGCTCGTCGTCGACGTCCGCGCGAAGCAGTGGGCGTGGGACTTCAACTACGACTACAAGGGCCAACAGGCCTACTACGCAGGCATGCAGGGACACCTCACCGGCGAGGAGGGCGTCGAGGAGAAGCTCCCGACCCTGTACCTGCCGGTCGACGTCCCCGTGACCTTCGAGATCAACAGCCGCGATGTCATCCACGGCTTCTGGGTTCCCGCGTTCCTGCAGAAGATCGACGCCATTCCCGGCAAGACCAACTACATCTACCTCACCCCCCAGGTCGAGGGCACGTTCCAGGGCAAGTGCACCGAGCTCTGCGGCGAGTACCACTCCGAGATGCTCTTCAACGTCGAGGTCGTCTCCGAAGAGGAGTTCGTCAAGCACCTGGACTCGCTGCCCGAGGGCCAGCTCGGTGAGGAATACGACCGCAAGCCGGGCGAGGTCGCCCAGCTGTCAAGCCACGGCGAAGGAGAGTAG
- a CDS encoding isoprenyl transferase — MAGPTRSTRGPQGGAHPAPPAPHPSGARPPKIPAQFVPRHVAIVMDGNGRWANQRGLPRTEGHRAGEAALLDVVAGAIEIGVEYVSVYAFSTENWRRSPDEVRFLMGFSRDVLRSRRDQLNEWGVRVRWAGREPRLWKSVVNELKSAEELTRENRTCQLTMCVNYGGRAEIVDAMQAMAADVSAGRLKPKGITDRTLGKYLYAPELPDVDLFLRSSGEQRTSNFMLWQAAYAEMVFMDVLWPDVDRRTLWEAVEIYAQRDRRYGGAVDRPADEAASAGQSGAESPLA; from the coding sequence ATGGCAGGACCGACGCGCAGCACCCGAGGACCTCAGGGCGGCGCGCACCCGGCGCCGCCCGCCCCGCATCCGAGCGGCGCGCGGCCGCCGAAGATCCCCGCGCAGTTCGTGCCGCGGCACGTCGCGATCGTCATGGACGGAAACGGCCGCTGGGCCAATCAGCGGGGCCTGCCCCGCACCGAAGGGCACCGCGCCGGTGAGGCGGCGCTGCTCGACGTCGTCGCCGGTGCCATCGAGATCGGCGTCGAGTACGTCTCGGTGTACGCGTTCTCCACGGAGAACTGGCGGCGCAGCCCCGACGAGGTGCGCTTCCTCATGGGTTTCTCCCGCGACGTGCTGCGCTCCCGCCGGGACCAGCTCAACGAGTGGGGCGTGCGCGTGCGCTGGGCCGGACGCGAACCGCGGCTCTGGAAATCCGTCGTGAACGAACTCAAGTCCGCCGAAGAGCTCACGCGCGAGAATCGGACGTGCCAGCTGACGATGTGCGTGAACTACGGCGGGCGCGCCGAGATCGTCGACGCCATGCAGGCGATGGCGGCGGACGTCTCCGCGGGCCGGCTCAAACCGAAGGGCATCACGGATCGGACGCTGGGCAAGTACCTCTACGCACCTGAACTGCCCGACGTCGACCTCTTCCTGCGCAGCTCCGGGGAGCAGCGCACCTCGAACTTCATGCTCTGGCAGGCGGCGTACGCCGAGATGGTCTTCATGGACGTGCTCTGGCCCGACGTCGACCGACGCACCCTGTGGGAGGCCGTCGAGATCTACGCCCAGCGCGATCGCCGCTACGGGGGCGCGGTCGATCGGCCCGCGGACGAGGCGGCGTCGGCCGGTCAGTCGGGGGCGGAGAGCCCGCTCGCGTAG
- a CDS encoding HesB/IscA family protein encodes MTATTNESIADATELPSHEVQLSEVAAEKVRSLLEQEGRTDLRLRVAVQPGGCSGLIYQLYFDERILDGDAVRDFEGVEVVVDKMSVPYLGGASIDFEDTISKQGFTIDNPNAGGSCACGDSFH; translated from the coding sequence ATGACCGCTACGACCAATGAGTCCATCGCGGACGCCACGGAGCTTCCGTCCCACGAGGTCCAGCTGTCCGAGGTGGCCGCTGAGAAGGTGCGCAGCCTGCTCGAGCAGGAGGGCCGCACGGACCTCCGCCTGCGCGTCGCCGTCCAGCCGGGTGGCTGTTCGGGCCTGATCTACCAGCTGTACTTCGATGAGCGTATCCTCGACGGCGACGCTGTCCGCGATTTCGAGGGTGTGGAGGTCGTCGTCGACAAGATGAGCGTCCCCTACCTGGGCGGCGCCTCCATCGATTTCGAAGACACCATCTCGAAGCAGGGCTTCACGATCGACAACCCGAATGCCGGCGGTTCCTGCGCCTGCGGCGACTCGTTCCACTAA
- a CDS encoding DUF3043 domain-containing protein encodes MFGRKKDEAAADDAAVENPYESTDVDEAGKKGPTPKRSEQEALNRRPLVSSDKKARKEAERKRRIESQERLRLANETGDERYMMPRDRGPQKRFARDFVDSRWMLGEFLMIIIFLFLIVSFSFSSNLVIQANITLALWLVLLVTIMDAFIMTRMLKKRLIAKFGESERGVLWYAAMRGLQFRKMRLPKPQVKRGEGPRD; translated from the coding sequence GTGTTTGGACGCAAGAAGGATGAAGCCGCCGCCGATGACGCGGCCGTAGAGAACCCATACGAATCGACCGACGTGGACGAAGCCGGCAAGAAGGGCCCCACGCCGAAGCGCAGCGAGCAGGAGGCGCTGAACAGGCGACCCCTCGTCTCCTCGGACAAAAAGGCCCGCAAAGAGGCGGAGCGCAAGCGCCGCATCGAGTCGCAGGAGCGGCTGCGCCTGGCGAATGAGACCGGCGACGAGCGGTACATGATGCCTCGCGACCGCGGCCCGCAGAAGCGCTTCGCCCGGGACTTCGTGGATTCGCGCTGGATGCTCGGCGAGTTCCTGATGATCATCATCTTCTTGTTCCTGATCGTCTCCTTCTCCTTCTCGAGCAATCTCGTCATTCAGGCGAACATCACGCTCGCCCTCTGGCTGGTCCTGCTGGTCACCATCATGGACGCGTTCATCATGACGCGGATGCTCAAGAAGCGCCTCATCGCGAAGTTCGGCGAGTCCGAGCGCGGCGTCCTCTGGTACGCAGCCATGCGCGGACTGCAGTTCCGCAAGATGCGCCTGCCGAAGCCGCAGGTCAAGCGCGGCGAAGGCCCCCGGGACTGA
- a CDS encoding alpha/beta hydrolase has protein sequence MPTREPDDTIPGHADYAETVPEGIWAPDILGRGFAYTNLHHGRDPEADDAGVDGDADLVSTLLRYRPEHDFFEFPRWPFARRRPRTAVLYLHGWSDYFYNVEVAEFWEGLGARFYALDLRRYGRSLRPWQTPGFTSDLAEYDDDLESALRVIRADLGDVERIILAGHSTGGLIASLWVDRNPSRVDALVLNSPWLETQGSWVVRLAAAGIVDRVARRRPKALVPLPDVDYYWQSLSNQAYGQWDLHPLWRPRFAFPIRAGWMAAVLEGHARVAAGLDIRVPVLVLTSDHTVITTRFTPEHLEGDAVIEVDVTRQRALRLGLEVTVVAVPDATHDLFASKPVPRAAAYAAIRRWATGYASGLSAPD, from the coding sequence ATGCCGACCCGCGAGCCCGACGACACCATCCCCGGACACGCGGACTACGCGGAAACCGTCCCTGAAGGAATCTGGGCACCCGATATTCTCGGCCGCGGTTTCGCCTACACGAACCTCCACCACGGCCGCGACCCCGAGGCGGACGACGCCGGTGTCGACGGCGACGCGGATCTGGTCTCGACGCTGCTGCGCTACCGCCCGGAGCACGACTTCTTCGAGTTCCCGCGCTGGCCCTTCGCTCGTCGCCGCCCGCGCACCGCAGTGCTGTACCTGCACGGGTGGAGCGACTATTTCTACAACGTCGAAGTCGCCGAGTTCTGGGAGGGCCTGGGGGCGCGCTTCTACGCGCTGGATCTACGTCGCTACGGCCGCAGCCTTCGGCCCTGGCAGACGCCCGGGTTCACCTCGGACCTCGCGGAGTACGACGACGATTTGGAGTCGGCCCTGCGCGTCATCCGCGCCGACCTCGGCGACGTCGAACGGATCATCCTCGCCGGCCACTCCACCGGCGGGCTCATCGCCAGCCTCTGGGTAGATCGCAACCCCAGCCGGGTCGACGCGCTCGTACTCAACTCGCCTTGGCTCGAGACGCAGGGCAGTTGGGTTGTCCGTCTGGCGGCCGCCGGAATCGTCGACCGCGTCGCCCGCAGGCGGCCCAAGGCGCTCGTCCCGCTGCCGGACGTCGACTACTACTGGCAGTCCCTGAGCAACCAGGCCTACGGACAGTGGGACCTGCACCCGCTGTGGCGCCCCCGCTTCGCCTTCCCAATCCGGGCCGGCTGGATGGCGGCCGTCCTCGAGGGGCACGCGCGTGTCGCTGCGGGACTGGATATCCGGGTCCCCGTCCTCGTACTGACCAGCGATCACACGGTGATCACAACGCGTTTCACCCCCGAGCATCTGGAAGGCGACGCGGTCATCGAGGTCGACGTCACGCGCCAGCGCGCCTTGCGGCTCGGGCTCGAAGTGACCGTCGTGGCCGTGCCCGACGCGACACACGACCTCTTCGCGTCGAAGCCCGTTCCGCGGGCGGCGGCCTATGCCGCGATCCGGCGCTGGGCGACCGGCTACGCGAGCGGGCTCTCCGCCCCCGACTGA
- the recO gene encoding DNA repair protein RecO: MSRSSFASKSYRTPAIVLRTHKLGEADRIVVLLTPSHGQVRAVAKGVRRTSSKLGATLEPFMLVDAQISTGRSLHVVTQAQIRSPYGQRLAADYRSYTAAHAMAETTERLTEEDHDAAAQYRLLHGAFAALARGDHDPSLVLDSFLLRSVATAGWTPSFSRCVRCGSPGPHAAVNVPLGGVVCADCRPAGSLSPAAETIGLLDALLTGDWPRAATAQAPARREAANIVSGYLQWHLERVVKSLEHVERA, from the coding sequence ATGTCCAGGTCCAGTTTCGCGTCCAAGTCGTATCGCACGCCCGCGATCGTGCTGCGCACGCACAAGCTCGGCGAGGCGGACCGGATCGTCGTGCTGCTCACACCGAGCCACGGGCAGGTGCGCGCGGTCGCGAAGGGCGTCCGGCGCACGAGTTCGAAACTCGGCGCCACGCTGGAGCCGTTCATGCTGGTGGACGCGCAGATCTCGACCGGGCGCAGCCTGCACGTCGTCACCCAGGCGCAGATTCGTTCGCCCTACGGTCAGCGGCTGGCCGCGGACTACCGGTCGTACACGGCCGCCCACGCCATGGCGGAGACGACCGAGCGGCTGACCGAGGAGGACCACGACGCTGCGGCGCAGTATCGACTCCTGCACGGGGCGTTCGCCGCGCTGGCCCGCGGAGATCACGACCCGTCGCTCGTTCTGGACTCGTTCCTGCTGCGCTCGGTCGCGACGGCCGGTTGGACGCCGAGTTTCTCGCGGTGTGTGCGCTGCGGTTCACCGGGGCCGCACGCTGCCGTGAACGTGCCCCTCGGCGGCGTGGTCTGTGCTGACTGCCGGCCGGCCGGTTCCCTGTCGCCGGCGGCGGAAACGATCGGCCTGCTGGACGCCCTGCTCACGGGCGACTGGCCGCGGGCCGCGACCGCGCAGGCGCCCGCGCGGCGCGAGGCAGCCAACATCGTCTCGGGGTACCTGCAGTGGCACCTAGAGCGAGTAGTTAAGTCACTCGAACACGTGGAAAGGGCATGA
- the leuA gene encoding 2-isopropylmalate synthase, whose amino-acid sequence MQNAQKPSGLPIHKYVPFQEQIAVSLPDRTWPDKVIDKAPRWCAVDLRDGNQALIDPMSAERKQKMFDLLVSMGYKEIEVGFPAASQTDFDFVRQLIDNGKIPDDVTIQVLTQAREHLIERTYEAVNGAKNVIVHLYNSTSVLQRRVVFNQDQDGIVDIATNGARLCKKFEEMLSPDMNLTYEYSPESFTGTELEFAKRISEAVAEVLEATPENPMILNLPATVEMASPNVYADSIEWMHRNLANRDSIVLSLHPHNDRGTGVAAAELGYMAGADRIEGCLFGNGERTGNVDLVVLGMNLFTQGIDPEIDFSDMDNIRRTAEYCNQLNVPERSPWAGDLVFTAFSGSHQDAIKKGFEDMDRRAAEAGKTVDDIVWGVPYLPVDPRDIGRSYEAVIRVNSQSGKGGVAYLLKHDYSLDLPRRAQIEFSGVIQRKTDGQGGEMTAAQIWDAFQDEYLPTTDGAGREAWGHFKLASATATSREDGSFSLEAKLSIDGQSTDRSAGGTGPIDALVTMLAAEGVDVRVLDYSEHALSEGGTATAAAYVECAIGERVLWGVGIDANTSTAAMRAVISAVNRAIRDRD is encoded by the coding sequence ATGCAGAACGCTCAGAAACCCTCGGGACTGCCGATCCACAAATACGTTCCCTTCCAGGAACAGATCGCCGTCTCCCTGCCGGACCGCACATGGCCGGACAAGGTCATCGACAAGGCCCCGCGCTGGTGCGCGGTCGACCTGCGCGATGGCAACCAGGCTCTGATCGACCCGATGAGCGCGGAGCGCAAGCAGAAGATGTTCGATCTGCTCGTCTCCATGGGCTACAAGGAGATCGAGGTCGGCTTCCCTGCAGCGTCGCAGACCGACTTCGACTTCGTCCGCCAGCTCATCGACAATGGCAAGATCCCCGATGACGTGACGATCCAGGTGCTGACGCAGGCCCGCGAGCACCTCATCGAGCGCACGTACGAGGCCGTCAACGGCGCCAAGAACGTGATCGTGCACCTCTACAACTCGACGTCGGTGCTCCAGCGCCGCGTAGTGTTCAACCAGGATCAGGACGGCATCGTCGACATCGCTACGAACGGTGCGCGGCTGTGCAAGAAGTTCGAAGAGATGCTCTCTCCGGACATGAACCTGACGTACGAGTACTCACCGGAATCGTTCACCGGCACCGAGCTGGAGTTCGCCAAGCGCATCAGCGAGGCCGTCGCCGAGGTCCTCGAGGCGACCCCCGAGAACCCCATGATCCTGAATCTGCCGGCGACCGTCGAGATGGCCTCGCCGAACGTCTACGCGGACTCGATCGAGTGGATGCACCGCAATCTGGCCAACCGCGATTCGATCGTCCTCTCTCTGCACCCGCACAACGACCGCGGCACCGGCGTCGCGGCCGCCGAGCTCGGCTACATGGCCGGCGCGGACCGCATCGAGGGCTGCCTCTTCGGCAACGGCGAACGCACGGGCAACGTCGATCTGGTCGTGCTGGGCATGAACCTCTTCACTCAGGGCATCGACCCGGAGATCGACTTCTCCGACATGGACAACATCCGCCGCACCGCGGAGTACTGCAACCAGCTCAACGTGCCCGAGCGTTCCCCGTGGGCCGGCGACCTCGTGTTCACGGCCTTCTCCGGCTCCCACCAGGACGCCATCAAGAAGGGGTTCGAGGACATGGACCGCCGGGCCGCCGAGGCCGGCAAGACCGTCGACGACATCGTCTGGGGCGTGCCCTACCTGCCCGTCGACCCGCGCGACATCGGCCGTTCCTACGAAGCGGTCATCCGCGTGAACTCGCAGTCCGGGAAGGGCGGCGTCGCGTACCTGCTCAAGCACGACTACTCGCTGGATCTGCCCCGCCGCGCCCAGATCGAATTCTCCGGCGTGATCCAGCGCAAGACGGACGGCCAGGGCGGCGAGATGACCGCCGCCCAGATCTGGGACGCGTTCCAGGACGAGTACCTGCCGACAACCGACGGTGCCGGCCGCGAGGCATGGGGCCACTTCAAGCTGGCCTCCGCAACGGCGACGAGCCGCGAGGACGGCAGCTTCTCGCTCGAAGCCAAGCTGAGCATCGACGGCCAGAGCACGGACCGGTCCGCCGGCGGCACCGGCCCGATCGACGCGCTCGTGACCATGCTCGCCGCGGAGGGCGTCGACGTGCGGGTGCTCGACTACTCGGAGCACGCCCTGTCCGAGGGCGGCACCGCGACGGCCGCCGCGTACGTCGAGTGCGCCATTGGCGAACGAGTCCTCTGGGGTGTCGGCATCGACGCCAACACGTCGACGGCGGCCATGCGGGCCGTGATCTCCGCGGTCAACCGCGCGATCCGCGACCGCGACTGA